From Cellulomonas chengniuliangii, the proteins below share one genomic window:
- a CDS encoding stage II sporulation protein M, with translation MDLDAFTAVHSPGWERLDELARRRRLSGAEVDELVRLYQAVATDLSRVRSSAPDPELVTRLSQLLARARARIAGAHEPAWRDVIRFVVVSLPAALYRIRWWTIGVTAACLAIAVVAGVWVATQPAALAMMGTESQRLDYVENAFASYYDPGIDFATMVWTNNAWIAALCVGLGITGIGPAYVLLNNAVSVGATGGMMAAHGELALFLQLISPHGLMELTAIFVAGAAGLRLFWTWVDPGPRPRARALAEEGRSLFTVALGLVGVLLVSGLVEGFVTGSDLPWSVKIIIGAAVLAAFWAYTLVLGRRAVADGETGDLEDDRAGYSVAVAG, from the coding sequence GTGGACCTGGACGCCTTCACCGCTGTGCACTCCCCGGGCTGGGAGCGCCTCGACGAGCTCGCCCGACGGCGTCGTCTGAGCGGCGCGGAGGTCGACGAGCTGGTCCGGCTCTACCAAGCCGTGGCCACGGACCTGTCGCGGGTGCGATCGAGCGCTCCCGACCCGGAGCTCGTGACCCGCCTGTCGCAGCTGCTCGCGCGCGCCCGCGCCCGGATCGCGGGCGCCCACGAGCCCGCGTGGCGCGATGTCATCCGCTTCGTGGTGGTCTCCCTGCCCGCGGCCCTCTACCGCATCCGGTGGTGGACCATCGGCGTGACGGCGGCGTGCCTGGCCATCGCGGTGGTGGCCGGAGTGTGGGTGGCGACGCAGCCCGCCGCGCTCGCGATGATGGGCACCGAGTCCCAACGGCTGGACTACGTGGAGAACGCCTTCGCGTCCTACTACGACCCGGGCATCGACTTCGCGACAATGGTGTGGACCAACAACGCGTGGATCGCCGCCCTCTGCGTCGGCCTCGGCATCACCGGGATCGGCCCCGCCTACGTGCTTCTCAACAACGCCGTCAGCGTGGGGGCGACGGGCGGCATGATGGCCGCGCACGGCGAGCTCGCCCTGTTCCTGCAGCTCATCTCCCCGCACGGGCTGATGGAGCTCACCGCGATCTTCGTCGCCGGCGCCGCTGGCCTCCGGCTGTTCTGGACGTGGGTGGATCCCGGCCCGCGGCCGCGAGCCCGCGCGCTCGCGGAGGAGGGGCGCTCGTTGTTCACCGTCGCGCTCGGCCTGGTGGGCGTGCTGCTCGTCTCGGGCCTCGTCGAGGGGTTCGTCACCGGCTCGGACCTGCCGTGGAGCGTGAAGATCATCATCGGCGCCGCCGTGCTCGCCGCGTTCTGGGCGTACACGCTGGTGCTCGGCCGACGGGCTGTCGCCGACGGTGAGACGGGCGACCTCGAGGACGACCGCGCCGGGTACTCGGTGGCCGTCGCCGGCTAG
- a CDS encoding RDD family protein, with protein MDEGIVTGEGVLLDTRPTSFVSRALAALIDLAVLGIVLLAAALALGGTSFTPSEAFSRILSIALLATILVIAPTTVDTLTRGRSLGKLIVGIRVVRDDGGPVRLRQAFVRALTGVFELWLTLGSVALICAIVQPQGKRVGDLLAGTYAVRVRGKTAARAPVMMPPHLAEWAAGADVRRLPDGLALSVRQFLARTGTLHPQSRASLGTELAVEVQRYVAPAPPPGTHPEVFLAAVLAERRRREHLSAEASRQRAAQESALMQRLPHGVPDPVD; from the coding sequence ATGGACGAGGGCATCGTCACCGGAGAAGGCGTGCTGCTCGACACACGGCCCACGTCGTTCGTGTCCCGGGCACTGGCGGCCTTGATCGACCTGGCCGTGCTGGGGATCGTGCTGCTCGCGGCCGCGCTGGCCTTGGGCGGCACGAGCTTCACGCCGAGCGAGGCGTTCTCGCGGATCCTGTCCATCGCCCTGCTGGCGACCATCCTGGTGATCGCGCCGACCACGGTGGACACGCTCACCCGTGGCCGCTCGCTCGGCAAGCTCATCGTGGGCATCCGGGTGGTCCGGGACGACGGCGGCCCGGTGCGGCTGCGCCAGGCGTTCGTGCGAGCGCTGACCGGTGTCTTCGAGCTGTGGCTGACGTTGGGGAGCGTCGCCCTGATCTGCGCGATCGTGCAACCGCAGGGCAAGCGCGTCGGCGACCTCCTCGCGGGGACGTATGCGGTGCGGGTGCGCGGCAAGACCGCGGCGCGAGCCCCCGTGATGATGCCCCCGCACCTCGCGGAGTGGGCCGCCGGCGCGGATGTGCGACGTCTGCCCGACGGGTTGGCGCTGTCGGTGCGGCAGTTCCTCGCACGGACCGGGACGCTGCACCCGCAGTCGCGCGCCAGCCTGGGCACCGAGCTCGCGGTCGAGGTCCAGCGGTATGTGGCGCCCGCGCCGCCCCCAGGCACCCACCCGGAGGTGTTCCTGGCCGCGGTGCTGGCCGAGCGCCGCCGCCGAGAGCACCTCAGCGCGGAGGCCAGCCGTCAGCGCGCCGCCCAGGAGAGCGCCCTGATGCAGCGGCTCCCGCACGGGGTGCCCGACCCCGTCGACTGA
- a CDS encoding GNAT family N-acetyltransferase — MTTLPTPATWPPAATLRSSRLVLEPLRPEHATEAFVIFDDARLHAYTGGRPATAEELDDRFTRQSVGRSPDGSQGWLNWMLRRHDTHRLVGTVQATLSHAEHTEHAEVRAELAWVVATHEQGHGYAREAAITVADWLRGQGVSSLLADVHPGHHASAGVARAVGLQPTPTVVDGEVRWAG, encoded by the coding sequence GTGACCACCCTCCCCACCCCCGCCACCTGGCCTCCCGCGGCGACGCTGCGCTCGTCCCGCCTGGTGCTCGAGCCGCTGCGGCCCGAGCATGCCACCGAGGCCTTCGTCATCTTCGACGACGCCCGCCTGCATGCCTACACCGGCGGGCGGCCCGCGACGGCCGAGGAGCTCGACGACCGTTTCACGCGCCAGTCCGTCGGGCGCTCGCCCGATGGCTCGCAGGGCTGGCTGAACTGGATGCTGCGCCGTCACGACACGCACCGCCTCGTGGGAACCGTGCAGGCGACCCTGTCGCACGCTGAGCACACTGAGCACGCTGAGGTCCGTGCCGAGCTGGCCTGGGTCGTGGCCACCCACGAGCAGGGCCACGGCTATGCGCGGGAGGCCGCCATCACCGTCGCCGACTGGCTCCGCGGGCAGGGGGTCAGCTCTCTTCTCGCGGACGTGCACCCCGGCCATCACGCGTCGGCGGGCGTCGCGCGGGCGGTCGGGCTCCAGCCCACCCCGACGGTGGTCGACGGCGAGGTCCGCTGGGCGGGCTGA
- the ahcY gene encoding adenosylhomocysteinase: protein MSGFDESPGEFRVRDLSLAESGRRQIRLAEHEMPGLMALRRELAPSQPLAGARIAGSIHMTVQTAVLIETLTALGAEVRWASCNIFSTQDEAAAAVVVGPEGTPEQPRGAPVFAWKGETLEEYWECADQVFTWPGAGPNMILDDGGDATLLVHQGVEAERAGTVGPGTSPGEPGHSAEGEVLRETLRRSLAADPQRWTGIARGIRGVTEETTTGVRRLDQLAEAGSLLFPAIDVNSSVTKSKFDNRYGIRHSLLDGLNRATDVLIGGKVALVAGYGDVGKGAAEALRGQGARVVVSEIDPICALQAVMDGHQVARVEDVVGEADFFITTTGDRDVITADHMAAMKDKAVVGNIGHFDDEIDMAGLAAWPGVTRVEVKPQVHEWTFPDGHSVLVLSEGRLLNLGNATGHPSFVMSTSFTNQVIAQVDLFTRADAYDVGVHRLPKALDERVARLHLDALGVRLTELTKVQAEYLGLDVAGPYKPDHYRY from the coding sequence ATGTCCGGCTTCGACGAGTCACCCGGCGAGTTCCGGGTGCGCGACCTGAGCCTCGCGGAGAGCGGCCGGAGGCAGATCCGGCTCGCCGAGCACGAGATGCCGGGGCTGATGGCGCTGCGGCGCGAGCTCGCCCCCAGCCAGCCGCTGGCCGGCGCCCGCATCGCCGGCTCGATCCACATGACGGTCCAGACCGCGGTGCTCATCGAGACACTCACGGCGCTGGGCGCAGAGGTCCGCTGGGCGTCGTGCAACATCTTCTCCACACAGGACGAGGCGGCGGCGGCCGTCGTCGTCGGCCCCGAGGGCACGCCCGAGCAGCCCAGGGGGGCTCCGGTCTTCGCGTGGAAGGGCGAGACGCTCGAGGAGTACTGGGAGTGCGCGGACCAGGTCTTCACCTGGCCCGGCGCGGGCCCGAACATGATCCTCGACGACGGCGGAGACGCGACCCTCCTGGTGCACCAGGGCGTCGAGGCCGAGCGGGCCGGCACGGTGGGACCCGGCACGTCGCCGGGGGAGCCAGGCCACTCCGCCGAGGGCGAGGTCCTGCGCGAGACGCTGCGTCGTTCCCTGGCCGCCGATCCGCAGCGGTGGACCGGGATCGCGCGAGGCATCCGCGGCGTCACCGAGGAGACCACCACCGGGGTGCGGCGCCTCGACCAGCTCGCCGAGGCAGGCTCCCTCCTGTTCCCCGCGATCGACGTGAACAGCTCCGTCACCAAGTCCAAGTTCGACAACCGGTACGGCATCCGCCACTCGCTGCTCGACGGCCTCAACCGGGCCACCGACGTGCTCATCGGCGGCAAGGTGGCCCTGGTCGCCGGCTACGGCGACGTCGGCAAGGGCGCCGCCGAGGCGTTGCGCGGCCAGGGCGCCCGGGTGGTCGTCTCCGAGATCGACCCCATCTGCGCGTTGCAGGCCGTGATGGACGGGCACCAGGTGGCGCGGGTCGAGGACGTGGTGGGCGAGGCGGACTTCTTCATCACGACGACGGGGGACCGGGACGTCATCACCGCGGACCACATGGCGGCGATGAAGGACAAGGCCGTGGTCGGCAACATCGGCCACTTCGACGACGAGATCGACATGGCCGGGCTGGCGGCGTGGCCCGGCGTCACCCGGGTCGAGGTCAAGCCGCAGGTGCACGAGTGGACGTTCCCCGACGGGCACTCCGTGCTGGTCCTCTCCGAGGGCCGGCTGCTCAACCTCGGCAACGCCACCGGCCATCCGAGCTTCGTGATGAGCACGTCGTTCACGAACCAGGTGATCGCCCAGGTCGACCTGTTCACGCGGGCGGACGCGTACGACGTGGGGGTGCACCGCCTGCCGAAGGCGCTCGACGAGCGGGTCGCGCGGCTGCACCTCGACGCGCTCGGCGTGCGGCTCACCGAGCTGACCAAGGTCCAGGCCGAGTACCTGGGCCTCGATGTGGCGGGACCGTACAAGCCCGACCACTACCGATATTGA
- a CDS encoding ABC-F family ATP-binding cassette domain-containing protein, protein MSATLVARGLGAAHGDRPLFSGLDLVIAPGDVVGLVGANGAGKSTLLRVLAGEAEPAAGTVACSPADALVGHLAQEVERLPGETVAQNLARRTGVAAAQAELDASAQGLADGTPGADDAYSAAFDRWMALGAADLDERTGQVMADLGLTVDLSHPMTGLSGGQAARVGLAALLLSRFDVLLLDEPTNDLDLDGLARLESFVRSQRCGLVVVSHDREFLARCVTSVVELDLAQQQVNVYGGGYDAYLEERATARRHAREAYDEYADQLGGLEARARMQRGWMDKGVRNALKKSSDPDKHIRQRHREGSEKQAAKARQTERMIERLDEVVEPRKEWDLRYEIAAAPRGSAVVATLRGGVVRLGGQDTGRPPFTLGPIDLQVDAGDRIAVTGANGSGKTTLLGALLGRTPLDEGHATLGSSVAVGEVDQARAALSPGAGAEGPLLDAFAAHTPDLAPADVRTLLAKFGLRAGHVLRPLGSLSPGERTRAALALLQARGVNLLVLDEPTNHLDLPAIEQLEQALESYSGTLLLVTHDRRMLDAVSVNRRWRVEDGRVREE, encoded by the coding sequence GTGAGCGCCACCCTCGTCGCCCGCGGCCTCGGCGCCGCGCACGGTGACCGTCCCCTGTTCTCCGGCCTGGACCTCGTCATCGCCCCTGGGGACGTGGTCGGGCTCGTCGGCGCCAACGGGGCGGGCAAGTCGACGCTCCTGCGCGTCCTCGCGGGCGAGGCCGAGCCGGCCGCGGGAACTGTGGCCTGCTCGCCGGCCGACGCCCTCGTGGGCCACCTCGCGCAGGAGGTCGAGCGCCTCCCCGGAGAGACCGTCGCCCAGAACCTGGCGCGGCGGACCGGCGTGGCCGCGGCGCAGGCCGAGCTGGACGCCTCCGCCCAAGGCCTCGCCGACGGGACCCCGGGGGCCGATGACGCCTACTCGGCCGCCTTCGACCGCTGGATGGCGCTGGGCGCCGCCGACCTCGACGAGCGCACCGGGCAGGTCATGGCCGACCTGGGCCTCACGGTGGACCTGTCGCACCCGATGACCGGCCTGTCGGGCGGGCAGGCGGCGCGGGTGGGCCTTGCCGCCCTCCTGCTCTCCCGCTTCGACGTCCTGCTGCTCGACGAGCCGACCAACGACCTGGACCTGGACGGGTTGGCCCGGCTGGAGTCGTTCGTCCGCTCGCAGCGGTGCGGCCTGGTCGTCGTGTCGCACGACCGCGAGTTCCTGGCCCGGTGCGTGACGTCCGTGGTCGAGCTCGACCTCGCCCAGCAGCAGGTCAACGTGTACGGCGGCGGCTACGACGCCTATCTGGAGGAGCGGGCCACCGCCCGGCGGCACGCGCGCGAGGCGTACGACGAGTACGCGGACCAGCTCGGCGGGCTGGAGGCGCGTGCCCGCATGCAACGCGGCTGGATGGACAAGGGCGTGCGCAACGCGCTCAAGAAGTCCAGCGACCCGGACAAGCACATCCGGCAGCGCCACCGGGAAGGCTCCGAGAAGCAGGCGGCGAAGGCGCGCCAGACCGAGCGCATGATCGAGCGGCTCGACGAGGTCGTCGAGCCGCGCAAGGAGTGGGACCTGCGCTACGAGATCGCCGCGGCGCCGCGCGGCAGCGCCGTCGTGGCCACGCTCCGTGGCGGGGTGGTGCGGCTGGGCGGGCAGGACACCGGGCGTCCGCCCTTCACGCTCGGGCCGATCGACCTGCAGGTGGACGCCGGGGACCGGATCGCGGTGACGGGCGCGAACGGGTCCGGCAAGACGACGCTGCTGGGCGCGCTGCTCGGCCGGACGCCCCTCGACGAGGGGCACGCCACGCTGGGCTCCAGCGTCGCGGTGGGCGAGGTGGACCAGGCGCGTGCGGCGCTCAGCCCGGGCGCCGGCGCGGAGGGACCCCTCCTCGACGCGTTCGCCGCGCACACGCCCGACCTCGCTCCGGCGGACGTGCGGACCCTCCTGGCGAAGTTCGGCCTCCGCGCCGGCCATGTGCTGCGCCCGCTGGGCTCCTTGTCCCCTGGCGAGAGGACCCGCGCGGCGCTCGCCCTGCTGCAGGCGCGCGGCGTCAACCTGCTGGTGCTGGACGAGCCGACGAACCACCTGGACCTGCCCGCCATCGAGCAGCTCGAGCAGGCCCTCGAGTCCTACTCGGGGACGCTCCTGCTGGTGACGCACGACCGCCGCATGCTCGATGCGGTCAGCGTGAACCGTCGCTGGCGCGTGGAGGACGGGCGCGTCCGCGAAGAGTGA